A window of the Brassica napus cultivar Da-Ae chromosome C5, Da-Ae, whole genome shotgun sequence genome harbors these coding sequences:
- the LOC125587710 gene encoding late embryogenesis abundant protein 31-like, which yields MSQQEQPRRPQEPVKYGDVFEVSGELADKTIAPEDANMMQAAETRVFGHTQKGGTAAVMQSAATANKRGGFVQQGDATDVAAEHGVTVAQTDVPGARVTTEFVGGQVVGQYVEPMPVGTTAATDAETLGMNLQSAITIGEALEAAVQTAGNKPVDQSDATAIQAAEVRASGTSDIAPGGIAASARSAANHNATVDRDEDKIKLVDVLAGATGKLQADKAVTRQDAEGVVSAELRNNPYLTIHPGGVAASVTAAARLNEKADI from the exons ATGAGCCAACAAGAGCAACCACGTAGGCCACAAGAGCCGGTGAAATACGGAGACGTTTTCGAGGTCTCCGGGGAGCTAGCTGATAAGACCATAGCGCCTGAGGATGcaaacatgatgcaagcagccGAGACGCGCGTCTTCGGACACACTCAAAAAGGAGGTACAGCCGCCGTCATGCAGTCTGCAGCCACTGCCAACAAACGTGGTGGCTTCGTCCAACAAGGTGACGCAACCGACGTCGCGGCTGAACATGGCGTCACCGTGGCGCAAACAGACGTCCCTGGTGCACGTGTCACTACAGAATTCGTCGGTGGACAG GTCGTTGGACAATACGTGGAGCCGATGCCTGTGGGGACTACTGCGGCTACAGATGCTGAAACGTTGGGAATGAATTTGCAAAGTGCGATAACAATAGGAGAAGCATTGGAGGCAGCTGTACAAACCGCTGGAAACAAACCGGTGGACCAGAGCGATGCTACAGCGATCCAAGCGGCTGAGGTCAGAGCTTCTGGAACCAGCGACATTGCTCCAGGTGGTATCGCCGCTTCAGCTCGATCCGCAGCGAATCACAACGCTACCGTGGACCGTGACGAGGATAAAATCAAGCTCGTTGATGTTTTAGCG GGTGCTACGGGGAAGCTACAGGCGGATAAAGCCGTGACGAGGCAGGATGCAGAGGGTGTGGTGAGCGCTGAGCTGAGGAACAACCCTTACTTGACTATTCATCCAGGTGGTGTGGCAGCTTCTGTTACAGCCGCGGCTAGGCTTAACGAGAAGGCGGATATATGA